In Nymphaea colorata isolate Beijing-Zhang1983 chromosome 3, ASM883128v2, whole genome shotgun sequence, a genomic segment contains:
- the LOC116251050 gene encoding BTB/POZ domain-containing protein NPY1 — protein MKFMKLGSKPDAFSADGNSVKFVASELATDIIVVVEEVKFHLHKFPLLSKSNRLQKIVQEANEKNADEVQLPDFPGGAKTFEICAKFCYGMTVTLNAYNVVATRCAAEYLEMSEAVERGNLIYKIEVFLSSSIFRSWKDSIIVLRTAKTLLPWSEDLKIVGRCIDSIAAKTSVDPSKVDWSYSYNRKKAVPDIICAADNGIMLQQKFSSPAPKDWWIEDICELEIDLYERVMISIKSKGRMSGTVIGEALKVYILRWLPDFMNLDALVSSDDYAEFAERNRSLVETIIWLLPTDMGACCSCTFLLKLLKVAALLGTSEESRQDLVRRVGLQLDEASVEDLLIPSANAEGTVYDIDLVQSIVDKFVAADRSRRDPYNIQSNEGSTEHDYVTHDSWLNVGRLIDCCLAQVAHDPNLSLYKFISLSESVPDSARPVHDELYRAIDIYLKEHAGLTKGEKKRICSLMDVKKLSMDACVHAAQNERLPLRVVVQVLFFEQVKAAATMSTPSAHIRETRLIENGLKNRSCSVKIVDERWEQDLSGCQALTRGMSSMKIRDDDSVKNIEIQNKKKKPPKKMSGKGGLLLPSRSRRIFDKLWANKGGHLDGKKSENVGGFQSPISMHPGEAKSIASSSRYRRFSVS, from the exons CAAAAAATTGTACAGGAAGCCAATGAGAAGAACGCAGATGAAGTGCAATTGCCTGATTTTCCTGGTGGagcaaaaacttttgaaatttgtGCCAAGTTCTGCTATGGTATGACAGTCACCCTTAATGCGTACAATGTGGTTGCAACTCGATGTGCTGCTGAGTACCTTGAGATGAGTGAGGCAGTTGAAAGAGGGAATTTAATCTACAAGATCGAGGTGTTCCTGAGCTCTAGTATCTTCCGAAGTTGGAAAGATTCCATCATTGTTTTACGGACTGCAAAGACACTTCTGCCATGGTCTGAGGATTTGAAGATAGTTGGAAGATGCATAGATTCCATAGCTGCAAAAACATCTGTTGACCCTTCAAAAGTAGATTGGTCCTACTCCTATAATAGGAAAAAAGCTGTTCCTGATATAATATGTGCTGCTGATAATGGAATCATGCTCCAACAGAAGTTTAGTTCACCAGCTCCCAAGGATTGGTGGATTGAGGATATATGTGAACTTGAAATTGACCTCTACGAGCGAGTTATGATCTCCATAAAGTCAAAAGGTAGGATGTCTGGGACTGTTATAGGGGAGGCATTGAAGGTATATATCCTCAGATGGCTTCCTGACTTCATGAATCTCGATGCCCTTGTTTCATCAGATGATTATGCTGAGTTTGCAGAAAGGAATAGGTCATTGGTAGAAACAATAATCTGGTTATTGCCCACTGATATGGGTGCTTGCTGTTCATGCACTTTCCTACTTAAGCTTTTGAAAGTGGCTGCCCTTCTTGGAACAAGTGAGGAATCGAGGCAGGATTTGGTGAGGAGAGTGGGTCTGCAGCTAGATGAAGCCTCAGTTGAGGACCTTCTGATCCCATCTGCAAATGCTGAAGGGACTGTATATGATATTGATCTTGTGCAGAGCATAGTGGACAAGTTTGTGGCAGCAGATCGAAGCAGAAGAGATCCTTACAACATTCAAAGTAATGAAGGCAGTACTGAACATGATTATGTTACTCATGACTCGTGGTTGAATGTTGGTAGATTGATTGATTGTTGTCTTGCTCAAGTAGCCCATGATCCTAATCTCTCCCTTTATAAGTTTATCAGTCTCTCGGAGTCTGTACCAGATTCGGCGCGACCAGTGCATGATGAGTTGTATAGGGCAATTGATATCTATCTTAAG gaaCATGCTGGATTAACGAAAGGGGAGAAGAAACGAATCTGCAGTTTGATGGATGTTAAAAAGCTTTCCATGGATGCATGTGTTCATGCAGCTCAGAATGAGCGGCTGCCTCTCAGGGTAGTGGTGCAGGTGCTCTTCTTTGAGCAGGTTAAAGCAGCGGCAACAATGTCAACTCCATCAGCTCATATAAGAGAGACAAGGCTCATTGAAAATGGCCTGAAGAATAGATCTTGCTCAGTGAAGATTGTAGATGAACGCTGGGAACAGGATCTCAGTGGGTGCCAGGCGCTGACGAGGGGGATGTCATCCATGAAGATTCGTGATGATGATAGTGTGAAGAACATAGAAATacagaacaagaagaagaaacctcCGAAAAAAATGAGTGGCAAAGGTGGGTTGCTGTTGCCATCGCGATCGAGAAGGATATTCGACAAACTGTGGGCGAATAAAGGTGGTCACCTCGACGGAAAGAAGTCAGAGAATGTAGGTGGCTTTCAGAGCCCAATTTCCATGCATCCTGGCGAAGCAAAATCCATCGCATCATCATCAAGGTATAGAAGGTTTTCTGTTTCATAG